A single Sporosarcina sp. FSL W8-0480 DNA region contains:
- a CDS encoding inorganic phosphate transporter: protein MEIVLVLTIAVVVFALAFDFINGFHDTANAIATSVSTRALKPRTAVYMAAVMNFIGALTFTGVAKTISKDIVDPFMLEKGSVVILAALIAAIAWNLITWYYGIPSSSSHALIGSITGAAISAAGFGILNYGGFLKIMQALILSPFIAIAGGFLFMWLFKILLKNRNLFKANKRIRYMQIGTAALQSFTHGTNDAQKAMGIITMALIAANLQTGDDIQLWVRIAAATAMGLGTSIGGYKIIKTVGGKIMKIRPVNGIAADLNSAIIIFGATLIHLPVSTTHVISSSIMGVGSAQRVKGVKWGVAKKIVMTWIITLPISAALAAIVYQILNLFF from the coding sequence ATGGAAATTGTATTAGTACTTACCATAGCAGTCGTTGTTTTTGCCTTGGCATTTGATTTCATTAATGGATTTCATGATACAGCCAATGCGATCGCAACTTCAGTATCAACACGGGCATTAAAGCCGCGTACCGCTGTTTACATGGCGGCAGTCATGAATTTCATTGGTGCATTGACGTTCACTGGAGTCGCGAAGACGATTTCCAAGGATATTGTCGACCCGTTTATGCTGGAAAAAGGCTCTGTTGTCATTTTAGCGGCCCTTATTGCAGCAATCGCATGGAACTTGATCACTTGGTATTACGGCATTCCTTCGAGCTCATCCCATGCCTTGATCGGTTCAATTACTGGTGCAGCCATATCTGCCGCTGGATTCGGCATTTTAAATTACGGTGGGTTCCTCAAAATCATGCAAGCACTAATCCTTTCCCCGTTCATCGCCATCGCGGGAGGATTTCTTTTCATGTGGCTTTTCAAGATTTTATTGAAGAACCGAAATCTTTTCAAGGCGAATAAACGGATTCGTTACATGCAAATTGGAACTGCTGCATTGCAGTCGTTTACTCACGGAACGAATGATGCCCAAAAAGCAATGGGTATTATTACGATGGCACTAATTGCAGCTAATTTACAAACAGGCGATGACATCCAATTGTGGGTGCGTATTGCCGCAGCTACTGCCATGGGTCTTGGTACATCAATAGGCGGTTATAAAATTATTAAGACAGTCGGCGGTAAGATCATGAAAATCCGTCCTGTCAACGGGATTGCAGCCGACTTGAACTCCGCTATCATCATTTTTGGTGCAACGCTCATCCATTTACCGGTTAGTACGACGCATGTCATCTCCTCTTCCATCATGGGGGTTGGATCTGCGCAACGTGTCAAAGGCGTTAAATGGGGAGTCGCAAAGAAAATCGTCATGACATGGATTATCACATTACCAATCTCTGCGGCATTGGCAGCAATTGTATACCAAATTTTGAACTTGTTCTTTTAA
- a CDS encoding DUF47 domain-containing protein — translation MFSPRKTDPFFAALLEIAEHVQKAMHYANDFKVTSVGDLKEVSIKLKEYETDGDDMIHDLIAKLNTSFMTPIEREDILQLAIKMDDILDGIEHFSANLEMFSLTEIDEYVQKFMINIVKSSDEIVKAMELLSRKKLVQMRDHAVLIKEYERICDEVLRTSIKQLFLREKDPIRIIQFKDIYELLEDIADHCQDVANTIETIIMRNA, via the coding sequence ATGTTTAGTCCACGTAAAACTGATCCTTTTTTCGCAGCTCTTTTAGAGATTGCTGAGCATGTACAAAAAGCGATGCATTATGCAAATGACTTTAAAGTGACGTCCGTTGGTGACTTGAAAGAAGTAAGCATCAAGCTTAAAGAATATGAAACCGACGGCGATGATATGATTCATGATCTAATTGCAAAACTTAATACATCGTTCATGACACCGATTGAGCGTGAGGATATTTTGCAACTTGCTATTAAAATGGATGACATTTTGGATGGCATCGAACATTTCTCTGCAAACCTTGAGATGTTCTCACTTACAGAAATTGATGAGTATGTCCAAAAGTTCATGATCAACATCGTTAAAAGCTCCGATGAAATCGTGAAAGCGATGGAGCTTTTATCAAGAAAAAAACTTGTTCAAATGCGCGACCACGCTGTTTTGATCAAAGAATATGAACGAATTTGCGATGAGGTGCTACGTACATCGATTAAGCAACTATTCCTGCGTGAAAAAGACCCAATTCGTATTATTCAATTTAAGGATATTTATGAGTTGTTAGAGGATATCGCTGATCATTGTCAAGATGTTGCTAATACAATCGAAACCATCATCATGCGCAACGCGTAA
- a CDS encoding flotillin family protein, producing MPEITGLLIVIGIVVFILLAVILVYISKYKTVGPDEALIVTGSYLGSKNVHTDDSGNRIKIIRGGGTFVFPVFQQSEPLSLLSSKLEVTTPEVYTEQGVPVMADGTAIIKIGGSISEIATAAEQFLGKSKADRENEAKEVLEGHLRSILGSMTVEEIYKNRDKFSQEVQRVASQDLAKMGLVIVSFTIKDVRDKNGYLDSLGKPRIAQVKRDADIATVEAEKETRIKNAEASKEAQKAEIERATEIAEAEKENQLKVAEYRREQDIAKARADQAYELESARAKQEVTEQEMQVRIIERQKQIELEEKEILRREKQYDSEVKKKADADRYAIEQNAAAEKSRQMAEAEAEKYRIEARAAAEAEKIRLDGLAKADSQRAQGESEAEIIRLKGLAEAEAKRKIAEAFEQYGQAAVLDMIVRMIPEYAKQVASPLSNIDKITVVDTGGGEGGGANKVTSYATNLMSTLQESLKASSGIDVKEMMESYVGKNNLRPSIDHLTEEIRSSKPVAVKPSEEE from the coding sequence ATGCCGGAAATTACAGGTTTGTTAATTGTCATTGGAATTGTAGTCTTCATCTTGCTTGCTGTCATACTCGTCTATATTTCGAAGTATAAGACAGTTGGACCAGATGAGGCGTTGATCGTGACAGGTAGTTACTTAGGTTCGAAGAATGTACATACGGATGACTCGGGCAACCGTATCAAAATCATCCGTGGTGGAGGAACATTCGTCTTCCCTGTATTCCAACAATCTGAACCACTCAGCTTGCTTTCGAGCAAATTGGAAGTTACGACGCCAGAAGTTTACACGGAACAAGGTGTTCCAGTTATGGCAGATGGAACAGCAATCATAAAGATCGGGGGCTCTATTTCAGAAATTGCGACGGCAGCGGAGCAGTTTTTAGGAAAATCAAAGGCTGACCGGGAAAATGAAGCGAAAGAAGTATTGGAAGGGCATTTGCGTTCTATTTTGGGATCTATGACGGTGGAAGAGATTTATAAAAACCGTGATAAATTCTCCCAAGAAGTGCAACGTGTCGCTTCACAGGACCTTGCTAAAATGGGGCTTGTGATTGTTTCCTTTACGATTAAGGATGTCCGTGATAAAAATGGATATTTGGATTCGCTTGGTAAACCGCGCATCGCGCAAGTGAAACGGGATGCGGATATTGCAACGGTAGAGGCTGAGAAAGAAACGCGTATTAAAAACGCCGAGGCTTCGAAGGAAGCGCAAAAGGCGGAAATCGAGCGGGCGACAGAAATCGCCGAAGCTGAAAAGGAAAATCAGTTGAAAGTCGCTGAATATCGCCGTGAGCAAGATATTGCAAAAGCGCGCGCCGACCAAGCGTATGAGCTGGAATCCGCACGTGCTAAGCAGGAAGTTACGGAGCAGGAGATGCAAGTGCGCATCATCGAGCGTCAAAAGCAGATTGAATTGGAAGAGAAAGAGATTCTACGCCGTGAAAAGCAATACGATTCCGAAGTTAAGAAGAAGGCAGACGCGGACCGTTATGCTATCGAGCAAAACGCAGCGGCAGAAAAGTCACGTCAAATGGCAGAAGCGGAAGCGGAGAAATACCGCATTGAAGCACGCGCAGCTGCTGAAGCTGAAAAAATTCGACTCGACGGATTGGCGAAAGCCGATTCCCAGCGTGCGCAAGGTGAATCGGAAGCAGAAATCATCCGCTTGAAAGGTCTTGCTGAAGCGGAAGCAAAACGTAAAATTGCTGAAGCATTTGAACAATATGGCCAGGCAGCTGTGCTTGACATGATTGTCCGAATGATTCCTGAGTATGCCAAGCAAGTGGCAAGTCCGCTTTCGAATATCGACAAGATTACTGTTGTCGATACGGGTGGCGGGGAAGGCGGCGGTGCCAATAAAGTAACATCGTACGCTACTAATTTGATGTCCACTTTACAAGAATCGTTGAAAGCTTCATCGGGCATTGATGTGAAGGAAATGATGGAAAGTTATGTTGGAAAGAATAATCTACGGCCAAGCATCGATCATTTGACAGAAGAAATCCGCTCGTCAAAACCAGTGGCTGTCAAACCTTCAGAAGAGGAATAA
- a CDS encoding HD-GYP domain-containing protein, with protein sequence METNPNRTYRKSSDGQFPVIQMASGQIALLGRWNGLAEALFSLNENGSFCAQYNTDNTIVETYTLLHGEVEIEHVGERRKMGIGETIDASAFEKVVTFYALSNAEIVMKMDADFYEQLFFETKTLQVEMDAVAQVDGYTYHHCERIRQYAIEVWKRMDQPKDRLKLLRWGSYFHDIGKLAIPHEILNKPGKLTLDEWEIMMTHSSIGANIMRAHPVEWLKDAAFIVEQHHEKYDGTGYPYGLKGDEISIEAAIVAVVDAYDAMTTERAYKQAISIEEAISELKKGKGTQFHPDVVDHFIEMLGVKVTYV encoded by the coding sequence ATGGAAACAAATCCAAACCGTACGTATCGGAAAAGTTCGGATGGTCAATTTCCAGTAATACAAATGGCCTCTGGACAGATAGCACTATTGGGGCGATGGAATGGCTTGGCAGAGGCACTTTTTTCGTTGAATGAAAATGGTTCCTTCTGCGCTCAGTACAATACAGATAATACAATTGTGGAAACGTATACATTGTTGCATGGTGAAGTTGAAATCGAGCATGTAGGTGAAAGAAGGAAGATGGGAATCGGCGAAACAATTGATGCGTCAGCATTTGAAAAGGTTGTGACATTCTATGCCTTGTCCAACGCTGAAATCGTCATGAAAATGGACGCGGATTTCTATGAACAACTGTTTTTTGAAACAAAGACGCTGCAAGTTGAAATGGATGCGGTTGCTCAAGTGGACGGCTATACATATCACCATTGTGAGCGAATCAGGCAATATGCAATCGAAGTTTGGAAGCGGATGGACCAACCGAAGGACAGGCTTAAATTGTTGCGATGGGGTTCCTATTTCCACGATATCGGCAAACTTGCAATCCCCCATGAGATCTTGAATAAACCCGGAAAACTCACGCTCGATGAATGGGAGATAATGATGACACATTCCTCAATCGGCGCCAACATCATGCGTGCCCATCCTGTCGAATGGTTGAAGGATGCCGCATTCATCGTAGAGCAGCATCATGAAAAGTATGACGGCACAGGCTACCCATATGGGCTAAAAGGGGATGAAATCTCCATTGAGGCGGCAATTGTTGCAGTTGTCGATGCCTATGACGCCATGACTACAGAGCGGGCTTATAAGCAAGCAATCTCCATAGAAGAGGCAATATCTGAATTGAAAAAAGGTAAAGGGACTCAGTTCCACCCCGATGTTGTTGATCACTTTATCGAAATGCTTGGCGTAAAAGTGACTTATGTCTAA
- the fumC gene encoding class II fumarate hydratase → MNYRIEHDTFGEIQVPADKLWGAQTQRSKQNFKIGGERIPLGVIQAFAHLKKSAAIASNSFGNLSDAKTKAIVAAAEEVIEGKWDDHFPLVVWQTGSGTQSNMNMNEVLANRGNQLLEEWGEAERLHPNDDVNKSQSSNDTFPTALHVAGVIEVERELLPSLQELKKTFQDKSDEFMDIIKIGRTHLQDATPLTLGQEISGWHRMLEKTEKMLNESVQSMKELAIGGTAVGTGLNAPKGFGEKVAEEISKSVGIQFTSAENKFHSLTSYDEVVYTHGAMKALAADLMKIANDVRWLASGPRSGIGEITIPENEPGSSIMPGKVNPTQSEALTMVVAQVLGNDATIGFAASQGNFELNVFKPVIIYNFLQSAKLLADGMRSFNENCAVGIEPNREEIDNKVKNSLMLVTALNPHIGYENAAKIAKTAHKEGTTLKEAALKTGLLTEEQFDEYVDPSKMIGR, encoded by the coding sequence ATGAACTACCGTATTGAGCATGACACATTTGGAGAAATACAAGTACCTGCAGACAAGTTGTGGGGCGCACAAACACAGCGTAGTAAACAGAATTTCAAAATTGGCGGGGAACGTATTCCGTTGGGCGTCATTCAAGCATTTGCCCATTTAAAGAAATCCGCGGCAATTGCGAGCAACTCTTTTGGTAACCTTTCAGATGCAAAAACGAAAGCGATTGTTGCTGCCGCTGAAGAAGTAATTGAAGGCAAATGGGATGATCATTTCCCGCTTGTCGTCTGGCAAACAGGTAGCGGTACTCAATCGAATATGAATATGAACGAAGTATTGGCAAACCGCGGCAATCAGCTGCTTGAAGAGTGGGGTGAGGCTGAACGCTTACATCCGAACGACGATGTAAATAAATCACAAAGCTCCAATGATACATTCCCGACAGCTTTACATGTCGCTGGGGTAATTGAAGTGGAGCGTGAATTACTGCCGTCGCTTCAGGAATTGAAAAAGACTTTCCAAGATAAATCCGATGAATTCATGGATATCATCAAGATAGGACGGACGCATCTTCAAGACGCAACGCCGCTTACATTAGGACAGGAAATCAGCGGTTGGCACAGGATGCTTGAAAAGACGGAAAAAATGTTGAACGAAAGCGTACAATCGATGAAAGAATTAGCCATCGGTGGTACTGCAGTTGGAACTGGACTCAATGCACCAAAAGGGTTTGGAGAAAAAGTTGCTGAAGAAATTTCGAAATCAGTTGGTATCCAATTCACATCTGCCGAAAATAAATTCCACTCACTCACAAGCTATGACGAAGTCGTTTATACGCATGGGGCGATGAAAGCCCTCGCAGCGGATCTTATGAAGATTGCAAACGATGTCAGATGGCTGGCAAGCGGTCCTCGTTCAGGAATTGGTGAAATCACTATTCCGGAAAACGAACCAGGAAGCTCCATCATGCCAGGAAAAGTGAACCCGACACAAAGCGAGGCTTTGACGATGGTTGTGGCACAAGTGTTGGGGAATGACGCGACAATTGGATTTGCTGCGAGTCAAGGGAATTTTGAACTGAACGTTTTCAAACCGGTTATTATATATAACTTCCTCCAATCCGCGAAACTACTTGCAGATGGCATGCGTAGCTTCAATGAAAATTGTGCAGTCGGAATTGAACCGAATCGTGAGGAGATTGACAATAAAGTTAAGAACTCACTAATGCTTGTGACAGCATTGAATCCGCATATCGGTTATGAAAATGCTGCAAAAATCGCGAAAACGGCGCATAAAGAAGGAACGACACTGAAAGAAGCTGCACTTAAAACTGGTTTACTGACGGAAGAACAGTTTGATGAGTATGTCGATCCTTCCAAAATGATTGGACGATAA
- a CDS encoding HIT family protein: protein MYDNNCPYCNLTADQEQQIIFETETCAYIQKASEQIVLEGSGLIVPKRHAVDLFSLTPEEWVDTQELLLKAKAYLEERYEHEGYSVGWNTGEVGGQSIPHAHLHIIPRFSDEPLAGKGIRYWIKQKENLRGALSKRPLRHFTLSTKL from the coding sequence ATGTATGATAACAACTGTCCTTATTGCAATTTGACAGCTGACCAAGAACAGCAAATCATTTTCGAAACGGAGACATGCGCGTACATCCAAAAGGCTTCCGAACAAATAGTGCTTGAAGGCAGCGGGTTGATTGTACCGAAGCGACATGCGGTAGATTTGTTTTCATTGACACCTGAAGAGTGGGTAGATACACAGGAGCTGTTGTTGAAGGCGAAAGCCTATTTGGAAGAAAGGTACGAGCATGAAGGGTATTCAGTTGGCTGGAATACAGGGGAAGTGGGCGGGCAATCTATTCCGCATGCCCATCTTCATATTATCCCGCGATTTTCAGATGAACCACTTGCTGGAAAAGGCATCCGGTATTGGATCAAGCAGAAGGAAAATCTTAGAGGCGCATTGTCTAAACGACCGCTTCGGCATTTCACATTATCCACAAAATTGTAA
- a CDS encoding PCYCGC motif-containing (lipo)protein, with amino-acid sequence MIKKLMPIMLILTLVLAACGDKAHHDGENGENLEVGQERHLPNGDLQEATESAAVLPKFLDGKPEDLRLVYQVAASAADVLEYMPCYCGCGESADHRNNLNCFVDEIRKDGSVVWDDHGTRCLVCLEIAVQSVQMKQEGKSMKEIREVIDEMYKEGYAEPTDTPNPA; translated from the coding sequence ATGATAAAGAAGCTCATGCCTATCATGCTTATCTTGACGCTTGTCCTTGCTGCATGCGGAGATAAGGCGCATCACGATGGGGAAAACGGTGAAAATTTGGAAGTTGGTCAAGAAAGGCATCTTCCGAACGGTGACTTGCAGGAAGCGACTGAGTCGGCAGCTGTATTGCCGAAGTTTCTTGATGGTAAACCGGAAGACCTGCGTCTCGTATACCAAGTGGCTGCATCAGCTGCTGATGTTTTAGAGTACATGCCATGTTACTGTGGATGCGGTGAAAGCGCGGACCACAGAAATAACTTGAATTGCTTTGTAGATGAAATCCGTAAAGACGGTTCCGTTGTCTGGGACGATCATGGTACACGTTGCCTTGTTTGCCTGGAGATTGCGGTTCAATCCGTGCAAATGAAACAAGAGGGTAAATCCATGAAAGAAATCCGTGAAGTTATTGATGAAATGTACAAAGAAGGTTATGCAGAACCAACAGACACACCGAATCCAGCTTAA
- a CDS encoding DinB family protein: MTFEGNHKVRRKIYQVIDGLTDKEFNRKPLEHDWSPKQILEHLTLMETYIAAKIAAELKNKQSQRASKKLIVLSGSLMMKEDLPEATKPTDEFKTVLEMKEELHNSRIYLLDVYDGSCKDLLREKSFGHPSLGLIPLEQWFPIVGLYEKCHLKLLKKAIGELRIHGLASEMNTDAH, encoded by the coding sequence ATGACTTTTGAAGGCAATCATAAAGTCCGAAGAAAGATCTATCAAGTGATAGATGGGTTGACGGATAAAGAGTTCAATCGAAAACCATTAGAGCATGATTGGTCCCCGAAGCAGATTTTAGAGCATCTTACTTTGATGGAAACATATATAGCTGCAAAAATAGCAGCAGAGTTGAAAAATAAGCAAAGTCAACGTGCGTCGAAGAAATTAATTGTCCTTTCAGGAAGTTTGATGATGAAAGAGGATCTGCCGGAAGCGACAAAACCGACAGATGAGTTCAAAACAGTCTTGGAAATGAAAGAGGAACTTCATAACTCCCGCATTTATCTGTTAGATGTGTATGATGGTAGCTGTAAAGACTTGTTGCGCGAGAAATCTTTCGGGCATCCAAGTCTTGGTTTGATTCCATTGGAACAATGGTTCCCGATTGTTGGCCTGTATGAAAAGTGCCATTTGAAGCTGTTAAAGAAGGCAATTGGTGAGTTAAGAATACATGGTCTCGCTTCTGAAATGAATACGGACGCACATTGA
- a CDS encoding DUF3298 domain-containing protein yields the protein MSQMDKLKKDYENTEIPNELNEVVNATIREAKLEQRKKRPVFRNSIIGVAASAAIFVGSINVSPAFANTMVNVPILGSIVQVLTVQQMKVDEGTYQADLATPGINGLEDENLQTALNDKYMAENKELFEQFEREIAELKKAGGGYLGLDAGFEVLTDNDRILSIMRYQVNTVGSSSTTMRYDTIDKVNNVLITLPSLFKNDSYIDAINAYIEGEMERQMAADEMISYFTENEFGEGFTTIRPDQNFYITDDQKLVISFDKYEVAPGYMGVVTFEIPTEIVEDLLVSDVYIR from the coding sequence ATGAGTCAAATGGATAAATTAAAGAAGGACTACGAGAATACCGAGATTCCTAATGAATTGAATGAAGTTGTGAATGCCACCATTCGTGAAGCGAAGTTGGAACAACGAAAAAAGCGTCCTGTTTTCAGAAACAGCATAATCGGTGTCGCTGCATCCGCTGCAATTTTCGTTGGCAGCATTAATGTCAGCCCAGCGTTCGCAAATACGATGGTGAACGTACCTATTTTAGGGTCTATCGTCCAAGTGTTAACTGTTCAACAAATGAAAGTCGATGAAGGAACATATCAAGCTGACTTAGCCACACCCGGAATTAATGGCCTTGAAGACGAGAACTTGCAAACTGCATTAAATGATAAATATATGGCTGAGAACAAGGAACTGTTTGAGCAATTTGAAAGGGAGATTGCCGAACTGAAAAAAGCTGGCGGCGGGTATCTTGGCTTGGATGCAGGTTTTGAAGTGTTGACCGACAATGATCGTATCCTATCGATTATGCGCTATCAAGTGAATACGGTGGGTTCATCTTCCACAACGATGAGATACGATACAATCGATAAAGTCAACAATGTGTTGATTACATTACCAAGCCTTTTCAAAAACGATTCATATATTGATGCCATCAATGCCTATATCGAAGGCGAAATGGAACGGCAAATGGCGGCAGATGAGATGATCTCTTATTTTACGGAGAATGAATTCGGCGAAGGCTTTACGACAATCAGACCCGATCAGAATTTCTACATTACAGATGATCAAAAGCTTGTTATTTCTTTCGATAAATACGAAGTTGCACCGGGCTATATGGGTGTGGTGACATTTGAAATCCCAACAGAGATTGTGGAGGATTTATTAGTAAGTGATGTTTATATTCGTTGA